Within the Acetonema longum DSM 6540 genome, the region ATGGAGCCAGGGAAGCTCGGGCAGCGGCAATCTTGGCCGGCAGGCTTGCCAGTACTTTTTCCTCCCTGAATACTCGCAGATTGGCCAGAGCGGCGGCACAGGCCAATGGGTTGCCGGTATAGGAGTGTCCGTGGAAAAAGGTTTTCTGTTCCTGCTGACCGCCGAGAAAAGCGTTATAGATCTCAGCAGTGGTCAGGGTGGCGGCCAGGGGCAGATAACCGGCGGTAATGCCTTTGGCCATGGTCATGATATCCGGATTCACCCCTTCATGTTCACAGGCGAACATCTTGCCGGTCCGTCCAAAGCCGGTAGCCACTTCATCCACGATCAGCAGCACATCATACTCTTTGGTCCACTGCCGCAGCCGCCGCAAAAATCCCTCCGGCTGAGTCAGGATGCCGGCGGCCCCCTGTACTAATGGTTCTACCACAACCGCCGCGATCTCGTCATGCCTTTCGGCCAGAATATCATGCAGGCGCTGGGCACAGGCCATACCGCACTGCTGCGGGTTATCCCCCAGGGTACAGTGATAGCAGGAGGGCGATGGAGCGTGAATTGTCTGAAATAAGAGCGGCTGAAAAATTCGGTGAAACAGGTCAATACCGCCGACACTGACTGAGCCGATGGTATCCCCGTGATAAGCATTAGTCAGGGTAACAAACTGCTTCTTTTGTTTCCGGCCCTTGAGCTGCCAATACTGATAGGCCATTTTCACGGCGATTTCCACGGCGGTGGAGCCGCTGTCAGAATAGAACACCCTGGCCAGTCCCGCTGGCGCGATGGCGACCAATTGCTCGGCCAGTTCGGCGCTGGGCACATTCGCTAGTCCCAGCATGGTGG harbors:
- the bioA gene encoding adenosylmethionine--8-amino-7-oxononanoate transaminase; protein product: MKNRDCTAEQKDKDYIWHPFTQMQDWVKEEQLVIAAGEGIKLIDTQGREYFDGVSSLWLNVHGHRKQAIDQAIIGQLDKIAHSTMLGLANVPSAELAEQLVAIAPAGLARVFYSDSGSTAVEIAVKMAYQYWQLKGRKQKKQFVTLTNAYHGDTIGSVSVGGIDLFHRIFQPLLFQTIHAPSPSCYHCTLGDNPQQCGMACAQRLHDILAERHDEIAAVVVEPLVQGAAGILTQPEGFLRRLRQWTKEYDVLLIVDEVATGFGRTGKMFACEHEGVNPDIMTMAKGITAGYLPLAATLTTAEIYNAFLGGQQEQKTFFHGHSYTGNPLACAAALANLRVFREEKVLASLPAKIAAARASLAPFREMLHVGDVRQCGLIMGIELVEDKISKTPYRGEGALTMGDRVCRQARRAGLIIRPLGDVIVFMPPLASTPDQIKEMLAIIQRSVASVTD